A genomic region of Gossypium hirsutum isolate 1008001.06 chromosome D01, Gossypium_hirsutum_v2.1, whole genome shotgun sequence contains the following coding sequences:
- the LOC107922566 gene encoding protein LAZ1 isoform X2 — protein MKITDYLLGYSPPIWATFVAGVFSVITISLSLFLIFEHLSSYKNPEEQKFLIGVVLMVPCYSIESFVSLVHPSISVDCSILRDCYESFAMYCFGRYLVACLGGEERTIAFMRRLGRASSKTPLLGHSCEKGTIKHPFPMKYFLKPWKLGRWFYQVVKFGIVQYMIIKILTALLAVILEAFGVYCEGEFNWECGYPYMAVVLNFSQTWAFYCLVQFYTVTKDELAPIKPLAKFLTFKSIVFLTWWQGVAIALFYALDLFRHPVTEGLHLKSSVQDFIICIENFDMSWYSSSADGHCFCCSPIRFPFQTI, from the exons ATGAAGATTACAGATTACCTATTGGGCTATTCGCCTCCCATTTGGGCGACTTTTGTTGCTGGAGTTTTTTCAGTCATAACAATTTCCCTTTCGTTGTTTCTTATTTTCGAGCACCTTTCTTCATACAAGAATCCTGAG GAGCAAAAGTTCTTGATCGGAGTTGTTCTTATGGTTCCTTGCTATTCTATAGAATCA TTTGTATCATTGGTGCATCCATCAATTAGTGTTGATTGTTCGATACTACGTGATTGCTATGAATCATTTGCGATGTATTGCTTTGGAAGATACCTTGTTGCTTGCTTGG GTGGGGAAGAGAGGACAATTGCTTTCATGAGAAGACTGGGACGTGCAAGTTCTAAAACTCCACTATTGGGACACAGTTGTGAAAAAGGAACTATTAAGCACCCATTTCCTATGAAATATTTCCTAAAACCATGGAAACTTGGTCGATGGTTTTACCAAGTTGTCAAGTTCGGCATTGTTCAATAT ATGATAATCAAGATATTGACTGCTCTTTTAGCAGTAattcttgaagcttttggtgtGTATTGTGAAGGAGAATTCAACTGGGAATGTGG ATATCCTTATATGGCAGTGGTTCTCAATTTCAGTCAAACATGGGCTTTTTATTGTTTAGTTCAATTTTATACTGTTACAAAGGATGAACTGGCACCCATAAAACCATTGGCCAAGTTTTTGACTTTTAAATCAATTGTATTTTTGACTTGGTGGCAAGGTGTGGCGATTGCCCTTTTTTATGCTCTTGATCTGTTTAGACATCCAGTTACCGAAGGCTTGCATCTGAAGTCAAGTGTCCAAGACTTCATCATTTGTATAGAG AACTTTGACATGTCATGGTATTCCTCCAGCGCAGATGGGCATTGCTTCTGTTGTTCACCTATACGTTTTCCCTTCCAAACCATATGA
- the LOC107922605 gene encoding G2/mitotic-specific cyclin-2 isoform X1: protein MRRSKENNPGSIAAPNDGLRMGGAKMVKDMEQNQRRALSSINQNIIGASLHHSGVVNKRELPGKDEFCNKKSALEQRSDTRSLAVQRVSNQHHFLEDAKNQSELTVKPGGLDDFEIVDVEQCGEGNDVTLPMFVKHTEAVLDETDEMDIEMEDMENSIIDIDCSDSKDPLAVVEYVDDIYAYYKKTEVSSCVSPNYMDRQFDINEKMRAILIDWLIEVHYKFDLMEETLFLTINLIDRFLERCTVIRKKLQLVGMTAMLLACKYEEVSVPIVEDFVLISDKAYTRKDVLDMEKLMVNTLQFHMSVPTPYVFMRRFLKAAQSEKKLEFLSFFLIELCMVEYEMLKFQPSLLVAAAIYTAQCSLFRFKNWTKTSEWHTKYTEDQLLECSKLMVTYHQKAGSGKLKGVHRKYSSYKFGYAAKTEPALFLLDP, encoded by the exons atGAGAAGATCAAAGGAGAACAATCCAGGTTCAATTGCAGCACCAAATG ATGGGCTAAGAATGGGTGGTGCCAAGATGGTAAAGGACATGGAACAAAATCAAAGAAGGGCATTGAGTAGCATCAATCAGAACATTATAGGAGCTTCACTCCACCACTCTGGTGTGGTTAATAAAAGAGAACTTCCAGG GAAAGATGAATTTTGCAATAAGAAATCAGCTCTGGAACAAAGATCAGACACTAG GAGTTTGGCTGTTCAAAGGGTTAGCAACCAGCATCACTTCCTAGAA GACGCTAAGAACCAAAGTGAGTTGACAGTGAAGCCCGGTGGTCTAGACGATTTCGAAATCGTTGATGTGGAACAGTGTGGGGAGGGTAATGATGTTACACTCCCTATGTTTGTGAAACACACAGAGGCAGTCTTAGATGAAACTGATGAAATG GACATTGAAATGGAAGATATGGAGAACTCTATCATTGATATTGACTGCAGTGATTCTAAAGATCCACTTGCAGTTGTTGAGTATGTAGATGATATCTATGCTTACTACAAGAAAACTGAG GTTTCTTCCTGTGTTTCTCCAAATTACATGGACAGGCAATTTGACATCAATGAGAAGATGAGGGCCATCCTCATTGATTGGCTCATTGAG GTTCACTACAAATTTGATCTTATGGAAGAAACATTGTTCCTTACAATCAATCTCATAGACAGATTCTTAGAGCGTTGCACTGTGATCCGAAAGAAGCTTCAATTGGTTGGCATGACAGCCATGTTATTAGCATGCAAGTATGAGGAAGTTTCTGTCCCAATAGTGGAGGACTTTGTTCTGATTTCAGATAAAGCATATACGAGGAAGGATGTTCTAGATATG GAGAAATTAATGGTGAACACTTTACAATTCCACATGTCCGTGCCAACCCCATATGTTTTCATGAGGAGATTTCTCAAGGCAGCCCAATCTGAGAAAAAG CTTGAATTTCTCTCGTTCTTCCTGATTGAGTTGTGCATGGTTGAATATGAAATGCTCAAGTTTCAGCCATCTCTGCTAGTTGCTGCAGCAATTTACACAGCACAGTGTAGTCTTTTCCGGTTCAAGAACTGGACAAAGACCAGTGAGTGGCATACTAAATACACAGAAGATCAGCTGTT GGAATGTTCAAAGTTGATGGTTACTTACCATCAGAAAGCAGGATCCGGAAAACTCAAGGGAGTACATAGAAAGTATAGTTCATACAAGTTTGGATATGCAGCAAAAACTGAACCAGCACTATTTCTCCTAGATCCCTGA
- the LOC107922468 gene encoding U-box domain-containing protein 15 — protein sequence MERQFVMDSSSSSELVREMMEVIETVGSYAGFRVTQRKECLNLVRRLKLLVPLLEEIKELDYSVSGLGLALNSLLNLKKALLGAKKLLKNCNYGSKIYLAMESEAVMCRFHAVYHKINQALDNIPFDKLGVSIEVKEQVELMRMQLKRAKRRTDTQDMELAMDMIVIFSKKDERNADIAILERLANKLELHTNAELKAEKTAIAKLVKQRGGYNETMHQIVDLLGKFKQIAGIDETVSLDGPISTRTAQTCQSPLVPHEFVCPIMLEIMTDPVIVATGQTYERDSIRKWLNSNHRTCPKTGQTLEHLSLAPNFALRNLILQWCEKNNLELPKKDNYASSVNYSAEIMEEMSSLVLNLSSSQPNVRRDAIVKIRMLSKENPENRIFIANDGGIPRLVQLLSYPDSNIQEHTVTALLNLSIDETNKRLIAREGAIPAIIEILQNGTDEARENSAAALFSLSMLDENKVLVGNFNGIPPLVALLKNGTMRGKKDAATALFNLSLNQANKSRAIKAGIIPPLLHLLADKNLGMIDEALSILLLLASHPEGQNEIGQLSFIETLVEIIRNGTPKNKECAVSVLLELGLNNSSLILAALQFGVYEPLREISISGTNRAQRKANSLLQHMSKCEHIP from the exons ATGGAGAGGCAATTTGTGATGGATTCGAGTTCATCGAGTGAATTAGTTAGGGAAATGATGGAGGTGATAGAGACGGTTGGATCCTACGCTGGATTCAGGGTAACTCAAAGGAAGGAGTGCTTGAATTTGGTGAGGAGATTGAAGCTTTTGGTGCCACTTTTGGAGGAGATAAAGGAGCTTGATTACTCAGTTTCGGGTTTGGGTTTGGCTTTGAATTCTCTGCTTAACTTGAAGAAAGCACTACTTGGAGCAAAGAAGCTGTTGAAGAATTGTAACTATGGAAGCAAGATATATTTG GCAATGGAAAGTGAGGCGGTGATGTGTAGATTTCATGCTGTTTATCACAAAATAAACCAGGCGCTTGATAACATCCCTTTTGATAAACTTGGAGTTTCAATTGAAGTGAAAGAACAA GTTGAGCTAATGCGAATGCAACTTAAAAGAGCAAAGAGGAGGACAGATACACAAGATATGGAGTTAGCAATGGATATGATAGTGATTTTCTCTAAAAAAGATGAAAGGAATGCAGACATTGCTATACTTGAAAGGCTGGCAAACAAGCTAGAATTGCATACCAATGCAGAGTTGAAAGCTGAAAAAACAGCTATAGCAAAACTGGTAAAGCAAAGAGGTGGATATAATGAAACCATGCACCAAATTGTAGATCTCCTGGGAAAGTTCAAGCAAATTGCAGGGATTGATGAAACCGTTTCACTTGATGGTCCTATTTCAACTAGAACTGCCCAAACATGTCAATCTCCTTTAGTACCTCATGAATTTGTCTGCCCAATTATGTTGGAAATCATGACAGATCCTGTTATTGTAGCAACTGGACAG ACTTATGAAAGAGACAGCATTCGGAAGTGGTTAAATTCCAACCATCGAACCTGTCCAAAGACTGGACAAACTTTAGAACACTTGTCTCTAGCACCAAACTTCGCACTCCGCAACCTTATTCTGCAATGGTGTGAGAAGAACAACCTTGAACTGCCCAAAAAGGATAATTATGCTTCTTCAGTTAATTATTCTGCAGAAATCATGGAAGAAATGTCTTCATTGGTTCTAAACCTATCTTCTAGTCAGCCAAATGTGCGTAGAGATGCCATTGTGAAGATCCGTATGCTTTCGAAAGAGAATCCGGAGAACAGAATTTTCATTGCCAACGATGGAGGAATCCCACGTTTAGTTCAGCTATTATCTTATCCAGATTCCAACATTCAAGAACACACTGTCACCGCCCTCTTGAACTTATCAATTGATGAGACCAACAAAAGGCTTATAGCTAGAGAAGGAGCTATTCCTGCCATTATTGAGATACTGCAAAATGGAACTGATGAAGCTAGAGAGAACTCTGCAGCAGCCTTATTTAGCTTGTCAATGCTTGATGAGAACAAAGTTCTTGTAGGGAACTTCAATGGGATCCCACCATTAGTAGCTCTGTTAAAAAACGGGACAATGAGGGGTAAAAAGGATGCAGCCACTGCACTTTTTAACTTGTCTTTGAACCAAGCCAACAAGTCCAGAGCCATTAAAGCTGGCATTATACCACCATTACTTCACTTACTGGCTGACAAAAATCTGGGTATGATTGATGAAGCACTCTCCATCTTGTTACTTCTTGCATCTCATCCCGAGGGCCAGAACGAAATCGGTCAATTGTCATTCATCGAAACTCTGGTAGAAATCATTAGAAACGGGACCCCCAAGAACAAGGAATGTGCGGTTTCAGTTCTGCTAGAGTTGGGGTTAAACAATTCATCCCTTATTTTAGCTGCTCTCCAGTTTGGTGTTTATGAACCCCTAAGAGAAATCTCCATATCTGGAACAAACAGAGCTCAAAGAAAAGCTAATTCGTTATTACAACATATGAGTAAGTGTGAACATATTCCTTGA
- the LOC107922391 gene encoding ubiquinone biosynthesis O-methyltransferase, mitochondrial codes for MASSMFLAQRRWFLSLPRNLSNARFFSALPSEHPVSVSGPQNNVGPESNKFEKASSAPSSLKEPELAKFSAIADTWWDSEGPFKPLHKMNPTRLAFLRSTLCRHFRKDPLSARPFEGLRFIDVGCGGGILSEPLARMGATVTGIDAIEKNIKIARLHANLDPTTSTIEYCCTTAEKLVEEQRKFDAVIALEVIEHVADAAEFCKSLSALTAHEGATVVSTINRSMRSYATAIVAAEYLLQWLPKGTHQWSSFLTPEELTMILKRAGVDVKEMAGFVYNPLTGRWSLSDDISVNFIAYGTKEK; via the exons ATGGCTTCTTCAATGTTCCTAGCCCAACGTCGGTGGTTCCTTTCCCTTCCAAGAAACCTTTCCAATGCTCGGTTCTTCTCTGCTTTACCTTCTGAACACCCTGTTTCTGTTTCTGGACCTCAAAACAATGTTGGCCCTGAATCTAACAAGTTCGAAAAGGCTTCTTCAGCTCCCTCTTCGTTGAAGGAACCTGAACTTGCCAAGTTCTCTGCAATTGCCGATACTTG GTGGGATTCTGAAGGACCATTTAAACCATTGCATAAAATGAATCCTACCAGGCTCGCTTTTTTACGCTCTACTCTTTGTCGACATTTCCG AAAGGATCCTCTCTCTGCTAGGCCCTTTGAAGGACTAAGGTTTATCGATGTCGGTTGCGGTGGTGGTATTCTGTCAGAG CCGCTGGCTCGAATGGGAGCAACTGTCACTGGAATTGATGCAATAGAGAAAAACATCAAGATTGCCCGTCTTCATGCT AATTTGGATCCAACAACTTCAACTATTGAATACTGTTGTACAACAGCAG AAAAGCTGGTTGAAGAGCAGAGAAAGTTTGATGCAGTGATTGCTTTAGAG GTGATTGAGCACGTAGCAGATGCTGCTGAATTCTGCAAGTCTCTCTCAGCATTAACTGCTCATGAAGGAGCGACTGTTGTTTCAACAATTAACCGCTCTATGAGATCATATGCAACTGCCATTGTTGCAGCAGAGTACCTGCTACAGTGG CTACCTAAAGGTACACATCAATGGTCGAGTTTCTTGACCCCAGAAGAACTCACCATGATTCTAAAACGTGCAGGGGTTGAT GTGAAAGAGATGGCGGGATTTGTGTACAACCCTTTAACAGGGAGATGGTCACTATCGGATGATATTAGTGTAAATTTTATTGCTTATGGTActaaagaaaagtaa
- the LOC107922566 gene encoding protein LAZ1 isoform X1 codes for MKITDYLLGYSPPIWATFVAGVFSVITISLSLFLIFEHLSSYKNPEEQKFLIGVVLMVPCYSIESFVSLVHPSISVDCSILRDCYESFAMYCFGRYLVACLGGEERTIAFMRRLGRASSKTPLLGHSCEKGTIKHPFPMKYFLKPWKLGRWFYQVVKFGIVQYMIIKILTALLAVILEAFGVYCEGEFNWECGYPYMAVVLNFSQTWAFYCLVQFYTVTKDELAPIKPLAKFLTFKSIVFLTWWQGVAIALFYALDLFRHPVTEGLHLKSSVQDFIICIEMGIASVVHLYVFPSKPYELMGDPIPGSVSVLGDYACVDCAPDPDEIRESERPTKLRLPQPDIEARSGMTIKESVKDVFIGGGEYIVNDVKFTVNQAVEPVEKGITKFNEKLHKIKDRRKTKDDSCIATAEPRVIRGIDDPLLTGSMSDSAVARGKKHCKKSGSTTSAESGDSSCYLNSGGYLIRGRRWVTKD; via the exons ATGAAGATTACAGATTACCTATTGGGCTATTCGCCTCCCATTTGGGCGACTTTTGTTGCTGGAGTTTTTTCAGTCATAACAATTTCCCTTTCGTTGTTTCTTATTTTCGAGCACCTTTCTTCATACAAGAATCCTGAG GAGCAAAAGTTCTTGATCGGAGTTGTTCTTATGGTTCCTTGCTATTCTATAGAATCA TTTGTATCATTGGTGCATCCATCAATTAGTGTTGATTGTTCGATACTACGTGATTGCTATGAATCATTTGCGATGTATTGCTTTGGAAGATACCTTGTTGCTTGCTTGG GTGGGGAAGAGAGGACAATTGCTTTCATGAGAAGACTGGGACGTGCAAGTTCTAAAACTCCACTATTGGGACACAGTTGTGAAAAAGGAACTATTAAGCACCCATTTCCTATGAAATATTTCCTAAAACCATGGAAACTTGGTCGATGGTTTTACCAAGTTGTCAAGTTCGGCATTGTTCAATAT ATGATAATCAAGATATTGACTGCTCTTTTAGCAGTAattcttgaagcttttggtgtGTATTGTGAAGGAGAATTCAACTGGGAATGTGG ATATCCTTATATGGCAGTGGTTCTCAATTTCAGTCAAACATGGGCTTTTTATTGTTTAGTTCAATTTTATACTGTTACAAAGGATGAACTGGCACCCATAAAACCATTGGCCAAGTTTTTGACTTTTAAATCAATTGTATTTTTGACTTGGTGGCAAGGTGTGGCGATTGCCCTTTTTTATGCTCTTGATCTGTTTAGACATCCAGTTACCGAAGGCTTGCATCTGAAGTCAAGTGTCCAAGACTTCATCATTTGTATAGAG ATGGGCATTGCTTCTGTTGTTCACCTATACGTTTTCCCTTCCAAACCATATGAGCTAATGGGAGATCCCATTCCTGGAAGTGTTTCAGTCCTTGGAGACTATGCATGTGTTGATTGCGCTCCGGATCCTGATGAGATTAGGGAAAGTGAGCGACCCACAAAACTACGCTTACCGCAGCCTGACATAGAGGCTCGAAGTGGAATGACCATAAAAGAAAGTGTGAAGGACGTATTCATTGGTGGTGGTGAATAT ATCGTAAATGATGTAAAATTTACTGTAAACCAAGCAGTTGAGCCAGTTGAGAAGGGGATTACCAAGTTCAATGAGAAGCTGCACAAGATCAAAGACCGGAGAAAGACAAAGGATGATAGTTGCATTGCCACTGCCGAACCGAGGGTAATTCGTGGAATAGACGATCCCCTCTTAACTGGGAGCATGAGTGATAGTGCGGTAGCAAGGGGAAAGAAACATTGTAAAAAATCAGGAAGCACTACCAGTGCGGAAAGTGGAGACAGTAGCTGCTATCTAAACTCTGGCGGATATCTTATTAGGGGCCGTAGATGGGTCACAAAGGATTAA
- the LOC107922605 gene encoding G2/mitotic-specific cyclin-2 isoform X2 — protein MRRSKENNPGSIAAPNDGLRMGGAKMVKDMEQNQRRALSSINQNIIGASLHHSGVVNKRELPGKDEFCNKKSALEQRSDTRSLAVQRVSNQHHFLEDAKNQSELTVKPGGLDDFEIVDVEQCGEGNDVTLPMFVKHTEAVLDETDEMVSSCVSPNYMDRQFDINEKMRAILIDWLIEVHYKFDLMEETLFLTINLIDRFLERCTVIRKKLQLVGMTAMLLACKYEEVSVPIVEDFVLISDKAYTRKDVLDMEKLMVNTLQFHMSVPTPYVFMRRFLKAAQSEKKLEFLSFFLIELCMVEYEMLKFQPSLLVAAAIYTAQCSLFRFKNWTKTSEWHTKYTEDQLLECSKLMVTYHQKAGSGKLKGVHRKYSSYKFGYAAKTEPALFLLDP, from the exons atGAGAAGATCAAAGGAGAACAATCCAGGTTCAATTGCAGCACCAAATG ATGGGCTAAGAATGGGTGGTGCCAAGATGGTAAAGGACATGGAACAAAATCAAAGAAGGGCATTGAGTAGCATCAATCAGAACATTATAGGAGCTTCACTCCACCACTCTGGTGTGGTTAATAAAAGAGAACTTCCAGG GAAAGATGAATTTTGCAATAAGAAATCAGCTCTGGAACAAAGATCAGACACTAG GAGTTTGGCTGTTCAAAGGGTTAGCAACCAGCATCACTTCCTAGAA GACGCTAAGAACCAAAGTGAGTTGACAGTGAAGCCCGGTGGTCTAGACGATTTCGAAATCGTTGATGTGGAACAGTGTGGGGAGGGTAATGATGTTACACTCCCTATGTTTGTGAAACACACAGAGGCAGTCTTAGATGAAACTGATGAAATG GTTTCTTCCTGTGTTTCTCCAAATTACATGGACAGGCAATTTGACATCAATGAGAAGATGAGGGCCATCCTCATTGATTGGCTCATTGAG GTTCACTACAAATTTGATCTTATGGAAGAAACATTGTTCCTTACAATCAATCTCATAGACAGATTCTTAGAGCGTTGCACTGTGATCCGAAAGAAGCTTCAATTGGTTGGCATGACAGCCATGTTATTAGCATGCAAGTATGAGGAAGTTTCTGTCCCAATAGTGGAGGACTTTGTTCTGATTTCAGATAAAGCATATACGAGGAAGGATGTTCTAGATATG GAGAAATTAATGGTGAACACTTTACAATTCCACATGTCCGTGCCAACCCCATATGTTTTCATGAGGAGATTTCTCAAGGCAGCCCAATCTGAGAAAAAG CTTGAATTTCTCTCGTTCTTCCTGATTGAGTTGTGCATGGTTGAATATGAAATGCTCAAGTTTCAGCCATCTCTGCTAGTTGCTGCAGCAATTTACACAGCACAGTGTAGTCTTTTCCGGTTCAAGAACTGGACAAAGACCAGTGAGTGGCATACTAAATACACAGAAGATCAGCTGTT GGAATGTTCAAAGTTGATGGTTACTTACCATCAGAAAGCAGGATCCGGAAAACTCAAGGGAGTACATAGAAAGTATAGTTCATACAAGTTTGGATATGCAGCAAAAACTGAACCAGCACTATTTCTCCTAGATCCCTGA
- the LOC107922566 gene encoding protein LAZ1 isoform X3: MKITDYLLGYSPPIWATFVAGVFSVITISLSLFLIFEHLSSYKNPEEQKFLIGVVLMVPCYSIESFVSLVHPSISVDCSILRDCYESFAMYCFGRYLVACLGGEERTIAFMRRLGRASSKTPLLGHSCEKGTIKHPFPMKYFLKPWKLGRWFYQVVKFGIVQYMIIKILTALLAVILEAFGVYCEGEFNWECGYPYMAVVLNFSQTWAFYCLVQFYTVTKDELAPIKPLAKFLTFKSIVFLTWWQGVAIALFYALDLFRHPVTEGLHLKSSVQDFIICIERRWALLLLFTYTFSLPNHMS, translated from the exons ATGAAGATTACAGATTACCTATTGGGCTATTCGCCTCCCATTTGGGCGACTTTTGTTGCTGGAGTTTTTTCAGTCATAACAATTTCCCTTTCGTTGTTTCTTATTTTCGAGCACCTTTCTTCATACAAGAATCCTGAG GAGCAAAAGTTCTTGATCGGAGTTGTTCTTATGGTTCCTTGCTATTCTATAGAATCA TTTGTATCATTGGTGCATCCATCAATTAGTGTTGATTGTTCGATACTACGTGATTGCTATGAATCATTTGCGATGTATTGCTTTGGAAGATACCTTGTTGCTTGCTTGG GTGGGGAAGAGAGGACAATTGCTTTCATGAGAAGACTGGGACGTGCAAGTTCTAAAACTCCACTATTGGGACACAGTTGTGAAAAAGGAACTATTAAGCACCCATTTCCTATGAAATATTTCCTAAAACCATGGAAACTTGGTCGATGGTTTTACCAAGTTGTCAAGTTCGGCATTGTTCAATAT ATGATAATCAAGATATTGACTGCTCTTTTAGCAGTAattcttgaagcttttggtgtGTATTGTGAAGGAGAATTCAACTGGGAATGTGG ATATCCTTATATGGCAGTGGTTCTCAATTTCAGTCAAACATGGGCTTTTTATTGTTTAGTTCAATTTTATACTGTTACAAAGGATGAACTGGCACCCATAAAACCATTGGCCAAGTTTTTGACTTTTAAATCAATTGTATTTTTGACTTGGTGGCAAGGTGTGGCGATTGCCCTTTTTTATGCTCTTGATCTGTTTAGACATCCAGTTACCGAAGGCTTGCATCTGAAGTCAAGTGTCCAAGACTTCATCATTTGTATAGAG CGCAGATGGGCATTGCTTCTGTTGTTCACCTATACGTTTTCCCTTCCAAACCATATGAGCTAA